The genomic DNA GGAGTAAACCCTCTTCTGTAATTCAGTTTCACTTTCTATTGGTATTAGAAGTGTACCTACCGAAAAGTTTGTTTATATTGTTGTTGAATCTCCTCACCCCCACGCAGGAGCTCCTGCTGGCTTTTAATGGTGCCCACCATCGTCCCCCCACATCTCGTGTGACAAAACACAACTTTGCTCATGTTTTAAATGTACTTTGGTTGAATGTAGAATATACGAAAAGAACCGTTTCCCATTTGGTCTTCTGTATgggcttgccgatcagaaaggttggcggttccgcggttcgaatccccagcgccgcgtaacggagggagctcccgtgacttgtcccagcttctgccaacctcgcagttcgaaagcacgtaaaaaaggcaagtagaaaaatagggaccacctttggtgggaaagtaacagtgctccgtgcatcttcagcattgagtcatgccgggcacatgaccacggaggtgtcttcggacagcgctggctcttcggctttgaaacggagatgagcaccgccccctagagttgggaacaactagcacatatgtgcgaggggaacctttacctttaccttgacAACATCCATCAGCAAAACATGCTTGTAAACGTCTTCAGGCTTCTGCTTAATTTAACAAAAAATGTAGAGATGCCGTGTCTGTAAAATTCCTATCGAAGCCATttcccaaagggaaaaaaatgaaattattcctTCTTCTAAGGAACTTCTGTGAAACACATAATTTAAGTGGCACTCGCAGCCCAAATAGACAATACAGACAGAAATAACTGAATCACCAAATACTGTAAGATTAAGGAAGGATGTTTACAAAAAGAAGTCagcattccttttttccttctgcttcAGTGGCTCAAAGACCATTTTATTCTGGTCATCTCAAGCTCCTGGGTTTTATGCAGGCTTAGACTATCACATTTCAGGCACATTCTTATTCCGAAAGTTGAGAacgtgatttctttttaaaaaaatacagaaaaaagaagaaagctaaTATTTTATGCTTAGGCTCTTTTTGTGGGGCTACTGCAAACATATTGAAAATGCCAGGAGCCAAGCTCTAAACTTAAAACATATGACGCCTCAAAAAAGCCTTGCTGGAATTGTGAGAGCACCACTTTTGAACTGCATTTTGACTGCCTTTATTTTAAGTGTCACTAAAAGCATAGTTTCCATGTTTGTATTGACAGAGTCGTTGCGTGCCACTTAGAGGGTTGGCAAGGGAACAAAAGCAGAAGCCATGTTTGAGAGCGTCTGAAATACTATTGCGAGAAAACTGTAGGAAACACCTTTAAAAGTTCCATAAAAGAGGCTTACGGGCAAGCTAAGATTGCTGTGTGTGCCAGCTCATCTTTCCTGTTTTTTTGCCAGTGCTGAGTTGTTTCCCCATACAATTGTTCCGTgtggaaataaaatattactaCATGTCCCTAACCTTTGTGTCGCCTTCAATTGAGAGTGAAATATCTCCTGTGGTTCTAGATATATTCCTTATTTAGTGCTTCAGTGGACACACCTGGTTGTTAGAAACAAATATACTTGGATTtaactgtgtgtgtgtagaaacaCAATTGTTTGACTGTCAGTTTTATTTTACAAATCACTACTACTTTTACAAATTACCATGAAGGGCTGTCCTACTTGAATAGGTATCCCAAGACACGCCTATGTAATACTGAAGTTTAATTGCTCAAACAGCAGTCAAAATGGCAGCTAATAATTCAAAGCCTTTacctcttatttatttttaatataataactAACATAGTAGAGTCCTCAAAGAAAGGGCCTTATTCAAAACATTATTGTATTTCAAACTACACCATAAATCTTTGAAGGTTAAAAAGGAAAATACTTCTTTCTTGGTCTGGGTACCTCCTGTTAATAAATAGTTTGATGAAGTGAGATACCACAGAGTCCTCAAATGccttttgcttttatttcattGGAAAAGAGactattgtggcccaccagtggccaacagagctggcagtgGATTCAGACaggaggtttgggaggaacatgggccagtcctggagtctggggaaagctctgatgagggctctgtgtcggaggcagagagggggccagagccatatgccaattatcagctgccttcagagtcagacatcagtgaggcagaagaacagctggagcctgttcccagcgtgtgcatgcgcagagttgtcacacgaagggaacagctaaagaacaaggggttgacttgggagttaggccacaggtggacgaagaatggcccctcccagaagaaataaaagagtgaaaggggagtgcaggagacaattagttcgcttcattggtttgtgactctccgagactccttgctaagTTCTGCaaagatcggcctggcagctctccaagccagataaggtctgtgactgtaaatcctcccttgaaagactttgctgaatgggaatgagcagaattcagtgtcaattaataaaaagggtttttgtcaggacaaggagtttgcttcacgctgttgggaagcctcagtcagaacaacaaCATTACCCTTCAGGAAAACCAAAAAGGTGATTAATCCGTCAAAAATTCCCGACTCCCAGAGCTTTTTACTTCCTGCGTTTAGAACTCGGCTGTTCTCCAGGTTCTGgctgttttttctttcctttggagATGCTCCTCAGTGAATTTAGAGAGCGAAATTGTTGCAGTCGCCTTGAAAGCTCTTGCCCACACGCTTCCTTTAAGGTTTCGGTCTTGTGTTTGTCCCAGCGCAGAGCTTGGCAAAGAGCTTCTGAATCTTCTTTGCAAACCAGCTGCGGCAGAAAACAAAGGGATTTTAGAAATGCTCTTTTTCTAGCTCAAATGCTGGTAGGGAAAAATCAGTCTGCATTTACCCACCTCTAAATCCTGACTAGCCAGGCTGAGTTCTGGGGAAGGCTTTTCTTTCAGCACAGTAACGACGCGGCTACTCAATTGTGTCCTTTCGACTGAACTTGGTCCGCCGCTCCCCGTGTCCACAGTATCGCTGCAACGCCCGGATTTTTCCTCTGGTTCCGATGCTAGACACAAAGAGAAGAGTCTGGGTCTCTTAAATGAGACTTTTGAATCAAGGTGTTAAGAGTGATACATCCATTCCAAGCAAGGCTCCGAGGCAATTGAACTCCTCAAAAGATTACTTTTATTGGAAGTATCGTATTGGCACCTACCTGGCAAGAACCGACTCTGAAATCTCCCGCGGTTTTCACCTTATTAAAGTTAAAAGGTTttctactttctcaaaacaatcagtcgcATGGTCCAATCACCGGGTGGAGTCACTCTGCTTTCTTCCAATCAAGAGTGAGAATGTCCTTGCTTCCCAagataaaagtattttgttttggctacaaaaatgCCTCTATCTgaaatccccccctccctgaccctcaACTCCCAATATAAGCCTAAGTAAACCACTAAAACAAAtcagataaagaaataaaataccgtaatttttggagtataagattcactccccccaaaaaagagggtgaaaatttgggtgtcttatataccaaatgtagccctgcccaccttCTGTCcctcaccctttggcctctgcctcccagcaatttgcctccttgcagcaaacagtaaacagcctgtttcagttttagtttcagcaTAGTCTGAttagcagctgattgttggttggatcaaCCTCCCaactatcagctgtttcaggctcagggattgccattgcctattgccacctccgtgcaccccatttttggcctctgcgtgcCCCGTTTTCAAcctccgcatgccccattttccgcCCATTCTGATCCCCGCCGCCTGAAACAGGTGGAAAATGGGACACACtgaggccgaggtggcgcagtggttaaatgcagcactgcaggctactgctagatcagcagttcagcggttcaaatctcaccgactcagggttgactcatccttccatccttccgaggtgggtaaaatgaggacccagattgttgggggcaatatgctgactctctgtaaaccgcttagagagggctgaaagccctatgaagcggtatataagtctactgctattgctattgctattgctattgtgtgcggaggcagcaataggctatgccATGGCAATCCCtccagcctgaaacagctgatagtGGGAGGCCAATcccacaatcagctgcttgtactAATCAGGGTGTGCTGAAAATGAaactgaaatgggctgttttctgtttgctgcaaggaggcaaattgctaggaggcagaggcagattttttccccttgttttcctccccaaaatctaggtgcgtcttatacttcagagtgtcttatactgCAAAAAATCCGGTAAATAAAACATTCGTACAGTAGTTTGTCCACTCAAAATAATCTGAAGCAGTTTACAATCAATGGCATACACAGCACTTTGGCTCAGAATTACTAATGGTGATTGTCCAGTTATAGCTGGCAAGCCAGCAATTATTAATCACTTTAGGGCCTCTCCCAAGATCATAATGCTTGTAAGCCCTGCTCAAGTGTAACAATTTGAAACATGCTCGAACACGCACAGAATGGCTTGCTCCATTTAAATCCTCTTTTGTCTTTGGCTCACCGAGAAAACCAGTTTTTTATCAACCGCGCTTTCATCATGGCTTGCTTGAAAAGGTtccataaattaaaataatgtcaAGGAACTCCTAGCATTGTCCTGGcaccaagtaaaaaaaaatgtgaaaattctGTGGTTGCTATTTGAAGGAGAAGGGtgtatataggtaatcctcaacatacgaccataattgagctcaaaatttctgttgctaaatgagacactggttaagtgagttttgccccattccacaacctttcttcccacagttgttaagtgaatcactgcagttgttaatttagtaacaattTAGTAACTGCagttgtttatatatttttttaaatgggaaataaataaataaacttttttttaaaaaaacccggtCATGCTATATCActtttttaatgctgttgtaattttgaacaggcactaaattaactgttttaCCCTGTCtcactgaaaataagacctccccggataataagcccagtcggggcttttgagcgcatgattgaaaataagccctccccgaaaatattgtaacacagcagcagccgtgaggtgaccacactcgccacctcctgcacctcaaaaataacaagacctccccaaaaataaggccaagcgcttatttcgggagtcaaaagcaaataagaccctgtcttattttcagggatacatggtaagtcaaggactacttttacAGCTGAGGTATAGACATGAGAGGTCCATTAGTAGTAACATGTCTTCTCCATCCTTCCTTGGTTACTAGGCAGTAAATGGTTTTTATTACCGTGTGCTGTGGATGGAGCCCGATTCTCCTTTTTTATTGCCTGCAGGTAAAGTTCCAGAAGCTGACGGGATCGTCTCTCCTCTTCCCGCCTATCCAGGGTCTCCTGAAGGGTCTCTTGTAACCTTTGGGTTTGACGCGGAGTCTCGGCAAGTTCTCGAGCCAGATCTTCACACGGTACCTCAATAAGTGCCTGGAAGAAGACAAGAACCAGCCCTTGGTAGCCAAGGTGAGGGACGCTCAGGCCACCCCACACTTCGCTCAAAGCCCTTGTTAAATGTGGCCATTTGAAGGAATGCCAGCTTTGCTGATGCAAGATTCCAAAAAATGGGCGGCCATAGAAATCTATTTActcaatatacatatatatacatatatagatactcttttcactactcctggaaacaccaaacctgaagtagtcagcagcagcctgaagatgacgaatgtgacttcgtcgaaacgtcgccaagacatctccaattctacgcgggagaaaacccgaacaactagagacctacatactaacacccgcgaaaacctcagaaaacatatatacatacatatacatacatatgtgtgtgtgtgtgtgtgtgtgtgtgtgtgttgcatttatgcacagatgtaacaaaggcaacagtaaaaataatggctttctgtcgtgatggtctcttgtgatgagccgatagacagaaaaaggaagcagtatgcttcctcccatatttggacataccaggggttgtgacactaaatacacacacacacacacacacacacacacacacacacacctgtaatGGCGTACCTATAGCATACATCAGTGGTAGggtgcaggcggtacgccccggtacaggcgtactggtgcctgcccgaagcatcgggtaccgttccggtacggtgctccggagggcccacccaagctccttagctgtatttgagctcttcagcacttccgcgcatgcacatggaACGCAaggcacctgtgtgatgctccgccgagcaactggagcgtcgcggaggcgttgcaagaggtaaggatgcatgcgtgcattcatgtggtggatgccgggcctcGTTGCACCGTAcaagttgcaccgggatccggaacccaccactggcatgcatgcccgaagtggcacgcagagccatgtcgcctggcatgtgcAGCATTGCCCATTTCTCTTCTGGG from Thamnophis elegans isolate rThaEle1 chromosome 15, rThaEle1.pri, whole genome shotgun sequence includes the following:
- the DFFA gene encoding DNA fragmentation factor subunit alpha yields the protein MAEGNSRLPRLKQCLIRRMGQQEQHGVAACTLQELKLKACNLLAIDVASQPVTLVLAEDGTIIDDNEYFLCLPPNTKFGVVAKNEEWTSTGEGTTWLEGKISNTDEVDSSGEKWKALARQLKNDLSIIILMSEEDLQALIEVPCEDLARELAETPRQTQRLQETLQETLDRREEERRSRQLLELYLQAIKKENRAPSTAHASEPEEKSGRCSDTVDTGSGGPSSVERTQLSSRVVTVLKEKPSPELSLASQDLELVCKEDSEALCQALRWDKHKTETLKEACGQELSRRLQQFRSLNSLRSISKGKKKQPEPGEQPSSKRRK